From one Mycolicibacterium sp. HK-90 genomic stretch:
- a CDS encoding SDR family NAD(P)-dependent oxidoreductase, translating into MSSPQPVTVITGASQGIGADLVTAYRARGHRVVANSRTIADSAETDFVTVAGDIAETDTAEAIVSTALERFGRIDTVVNNAGIFIAKPFTDYTAGDFAAMLGVNLAGFFHITQRALAVMAQQGSGHIVSITTSLVDQPLAAVPSALASLTKGGIDAATRSLAIEYASRGIRVNAVSPGIIKTPMHPIETHAQLDSLHPMGHMGEIADVVEAVVYLDTAGFITGETLHIDGGQHAGHW; encoded by the coding sequence ATGTCATCTCCCCAACCCGTCACCGTCATCACCGGCGCCTCCCAGGGCATCGGCGCCGACCTCGTCACGGCCTACCGCGCCCGCGGACATCGCGTCGTCGCCAACTCCCGCACCATCGCCGATAGCGCCGAAACAGACTTCGTCACCGTCGCCGGTGACATTGCCGAGACGGACACCGCCGAGGCCATCGTCTCGACCGCGCTGGAACGTTTCGGCCGGATCGACACCGTGGTCAACAACGCAGGCATCTTCATCGCCAAGCCGTTCACCGACTACACCGCAGGCGATTTCGCCGCGATGCTAGGTGTCAACCTGGCCGGGTTCTTCCACATCACCCAGCGTGCGCTCGCGGTGATGGCTCAACAGGGCTCCGGGCATATCGTCAGCATCACCACCAGCCTGGTCGATCAGCCGCTGGCCGCGGTGCCCTCGGCGCTGGCTTCACTGACCAAAGGCGGGATCGACGCCGCGACGCGCTCCTTGGCGATCGAATACGCGAGCCGGGGGATCCGCGTCAACGCCGTGTCCCCGGGCATCATCAAGACACCGATGCATCCCATCGAAACCCACGCGCAGTTGGATTCCCTGCATCCCATGGGGCACATGGGCGAGATCGCCGATGTCGTCGAGGCGGTGGTCTACCTCGACACCGCCGGATTCATCACCGGTGAAACCCTGCACATCGACGGAGGCCAACATGCCGGGCACTGGTGA
- a CDS encoding nuclear transport factor 2 family protein encodes MPGTGEHEDPVAIVNDLMHQWKAGVDSHEPVLVAALFTEDALFQGLRPDPVHGTAAIVNYYAGQPRDLRAEFELLTCRRHSPGMIVAYLSVDFHTGDHNVRPTHLTVVLVNEPSGWHIAHYHVSLIP; translated from the coding sequence ATGCCGGGCACTGGTGAACACGAAGATCCGGTGGCAATCGTCAATGACCTGATGCACCAGTGGAAGGCGGGCGTCGACTCCCACGAGCCGGTGCTGGTTGCCGCACTGTTCACCGAAGACGCACTGTTCCAAGGGCTTCGCCCGGATCCGGTCCACGGCACCGCCGCGATCGTCAATTACTACGCCGGGCAGCCACGTGACCTGCGGGCCGAGTTCGAGCTGCTGACCTGCCGTCGGCACAGCCCCGGAATGATCGTGGCTTACTTGTCGGTTGACTTTCACACCGGCGACCACAATGTCAGGCCCACCCACCTCACCGTCGTTCTGGTCAACGAGCCCAGCGGGTGGCACATCGCGCACTACCACGTCAGCCTCATCCCCTAG